From a region of the uncultured Draconibacterium sp. genome:
- the pnuC gene encoding nicotinamide riboside transporter PnuC translates to MTEIVLEWLLGNYFEILGAILGLAYIFFSIKQHILTWPTGLLTSALYVVVFFNARLYADMGLQAYYVIISIYGWYFWLKGKKQNEKKVAVKTTRKILWLKLAVVSIALYALLFFILSNYTNSDVPHMDSVTTALSIVATWMLARKYIEHWLLWIFIDAFSAGLYVYKGLWATVILFIVYTVMALLGYLEWKKDLKNIEAKN, encoded by the coding sequence ATGACTGAAATAGTTTTGGAATGGCTCTTAGGTAATTATTTTGAAATACTGGGAGCCATTCTTGGTTTAGCTTATATTTTCTTTTCCATTAAACAACATATTTTAACGTGGCCAACCGGGTTATTAACCTCAGCGCTATACGTTGTTGTCTTTTTTAATGCCAGGCTATATGCCGACATGGGGCTTCAGGCCTATTACGTAATAATAAGTATTTATGGCTGGTATTTTTGGCTAAAAGGTAAGAAACAAAACGAGAAGAAAGTTGCCGTAAAAACCACCCGAAAAATATTGTGGCTAAAACTGGCAGTAGTTTCAATTGCTCTTTATGCTTTACTCTTTTTTATCTTGAGCAATTATACCAATTCCGATGTTCCGCATATGGATTCAGTAACAACAGCACTTAGCATTGTTGCAACCTGGATGCTCGCAAGAAAATACATTGAACACTGGCTGCTATGGATATTTATCGATGCATTTTCTGCAGGATTATATGTGTATAAAGGTTTGTGGGCAACTGTTATTTTATTTATTGTTTACACCGTTATGGCTTTATTGGGCTATCTTGAGTGGAAAAAAGACCTGAAAAATATTGAAGCAAAAAACTAA
- a CDS encoding S41 family peptidase, with amino-acid sequence MAVTRIQHIKTIGLGIFLALFLIGPVSTQAQNDVQENQVKFARLLRLVDGYYVDSSDVGDLTEKAIVHLLEELDPHSTYISKEEVDKMNEPLKGNFEGIGISFNIYKDTLMVTTTISGGPSEKVGLRAGDRIIEVDGENIAGIGLKNSDVFDLLRGEKGSKVDLTIARKGETSPLDFTIERDKIPIFSLDASYMLDESTGYIKLNKFSATTTEEFLSAMSDLKGEGIQNLVLDLRNNGGGYLKSAIELADQFLTDDQLIVYTDGTNDPKRDYKATAKGSFEKGKVVVLVNEGSASASEIVSGAVQDWDRGVIIGRRSFGKGLVQKPFFLNDGSMIRLTTAHYYTPSGRCIQKPYEDGISEYRKDYANRISNGEMFSADSIHFDDELKHKTLVSGRDVYGGGGVMPDIFVPLDTSSHYAYFNKLRRKRVTYNFVLDYVDLHREDIVKQYPKFEKFNEKFEISDENIEQVVTKGIEEGIEKDEESLSILKDDLKRELKALIARDVYSRNDMYKVLNEEDDAILKALEVFDNQDRYAALLVTVDTVD; translated from the coding sequence ATGGCTGTAACAAGAATTCAACATATTAAAACAATTGGATTAGGTATATTTTTAGCGTTATTCCTGATAGGACCTGTCAGTACGCAGGCACAAAACGATGTACAGGAAAACCAGGTAAAATTTGCCCGACTACTACGCTTGGTTGATGGTTATTATGTCGACTCATCAGATGTTGGTGACTTAACAGAAAAGGCCATTGTACATTTACTTGAAGAGCTCGATCCACACTCAACATATATTTCAAAAGAAGAGGTGGATAAAATGAACGAACCGCTCAAAGGAAACTTCGAAGGGATCGGAATTTCGTTCAATATATATAAAGATACTTTGATGGTGACTACGACGATTTCGGGAGGACCTTCTGAAAAAGTTGGTTTGCGTGCCGGTGACCGGATTATTGAGGTTGATGGTGAAAACATTGCAGGAATAGGATTGAAAAATTCAGATGTTTTTGATTTGCTTCGAGGAGAAAAGGGCAGCAAAGTTGACTTAACAATTGCCCGCAAAGGCGAAACGAGTCCTCTTGATTTTACAATTGAAAGAGATAAAATTCCAATTTTCAGTCTGGATGCTTCTTACATGCTGGATGAGTCGACCGGATATATCAAACTGAATAAATTTTCGGCAACAACAACCGAAGAGTTTTTATCGGCAATGTCGGATTTAAAAGGTGAAGGAATACAAAATCTTGTTCTCGATTTAAGAAACAACGGTGGTGGATACCTTAAATCGGCCATTGAGTTAGCCGACCAGTTTTTAACAGATGATCAGTTGATTGTTTATACCGACGGAACAAACGACCCTAAGAGAGACTATAAAGCAACAGCAAAAGGTTCCTTTGAAAAAGGGAAAGTTGTTGTTTTAGTAAACGAGGGTTCAGCCTCTGCAAGTGAGATTGTTTCCGGAGCTGTTCAGGACTGGGATCGCGGAGTTATTATTGGCCGTCGCTCGTTTGGAAAAGGATTGGTTCAAAAACCATTCTTCCTGAATGACGGGTCGATGATTCGCTTAACAACGGCTCACTATTACACTCCAAGTGGCAGATGTATTCAAAAGCCTTATGAAGATGGCATTAGTGAATACCGTAAAGATTATGCCAACCGAATTAGTAATGGCGAAATGTTTAGTGCCGATAGTATTCATTTTGACGATGAATTAAAACACAAAACACTGGTTAGCGGTCGCGATGTTTATGGTGGTGGCGGTGTTATGCCTGATATTTTTGTTCCGTTGGACACATCTTCGCATTATGCCTACTTTAATAAACTAAGAAGAAAGCGTGTTACCTATAATTTTGTTTTAGATTATGTTGATCTTCATCGTGAAGACATTGTGAAACAATATCCAAAATTTGAAAAATTCAATGAAAAATTTGAGATTTCCGATGAGAATATTGAGCAGGTAGTTACCAAAGGTATCGAAGAAGGAATTGAAAAAGACGAAGAAAGTTTGTCCATCCTAAAAGATGACCTTAAACGGGAACTTAAAGCTTTGATAGCCCGAGACGTGTACTCACGAAACGACATGTACAAAGTTTTAAACGAAGAAGACGATGCAATTTTAAAAGCTCTTGAAGTTTTTGACAACCAGGACAGATATGCAGCGCTTTTGGTTACAGTTGATACAGTTGATTAA
- a CDS encoding ATP-binding protein produces MKQKTKIIAITGAESTGKSTLANALTTHYNVPFVPEFARSYIEQLNRSYTYDDVILIAQNQVDQYNEMVKHQPPLIILDTWLLITKIWLDVVYGKVPAWIDEAIKETRIDTFLVCDTDLPWVPDSVRENGGTDRERLQQIYIEELNNYHFPYHIIKGNFEERKEAAVEIISNLD; encoded by the coding sequence TTGAAGCAAAAAACTAAAATAATTGCTATTACCGGAGCCGAATCAACCGGGAAAAGTACGCTTGCCAACGCATTGACAACGCATTATAATGTACCGTTCGTGCCGGAATTTGCAAGAAGTTATATCGAACAACTTAATCGATCGTACACCTACGATGATGTAATTCTGATAGCGCAAAATCAGGTAGATCAATACAACGAAATGGTTAAACATCAGCCGCCACTAATTATTTTAGATACCTGGCTTCTCATTACTAAAATCTGGCTGGATGTTGTGTACGGGAAAGTTCCCGCATGGATTGACGAAGCGATAAAAGAAACCCGTATTGACACTTTCTTGGTTTGTGATACTGATTTACCCTGGGTACCTGATAGTGTTCGTGAGAACGGCGGAACTGATCGCGAAAGACTTCAGCAAATCTATATTGAGGAGCTCAATAATTATCATTTTCCTTACCATATAATAAAAGGTAATTTTGAAGAGCGGAAAGAAGCTGCGGTTGAAATCATTTCAAATTTAGATTAA
- a CDS encoding class I SAM-dependent RNA methyltransferase, which translates to MKEYKLIAKTFSGLEDVLAKEVKRIGGKNVRRGKRAVFYDGDLELIYKSNYHLRAALRILKEIEHFNFKNVDQFYLQCKRIKWQNYFSVDQNFVINSVVVNSRDFRNSMFASLKVKDAIADYFRENFGKRPSVDTENPDIIINVHIFQDNCTLSIDSSGESLHKRGYRVKQGEAPLNEVLAAGMIYLSGWLGNSDFMDPMCGSGTLPIEAAMIAQNIPAAKFRKEFAFQLWNDFDPLLWEKVTEPVEKREFRHKIYASDISGSNLLNAQTNARRALVFNKIQFACTDFKDLNINLNNATILTNPPYGERLRENDLDGLYSMIGERLKHQYAGNSAWILSSAFESLKFVGLKPSQRIDLFNGALKCKFNNYSLFEGKGK; encoded by the coding sequence TTGAAAGAGTATAAATTAATCGCAAAAACCTTTTCCGGACTGGAAGATGTTTTAGCAAAAGAAGTGAAGCGCATTGGCGGTAAAAACGTACGACGCGGAAAACGTGCCGTATTTTATGATGGTGACCTTGAACTGATCTATAAATCAAATTATCATCTTCGGGCAGCATTACGTATTTTAAAGGAGATTGAACATTTTAATTTTAAAAATGTAGATCAGTTCTACTTACAATGCAAAAGAATTAAATGGCAAAACTATTTTAGTGTCGATCAGAATTTTGTGATTAACAGCGTTGTTGTTAACTCTCGCGATTTCAGAAACTCAATGTTTGCCTCTCTTAAAGTAAAAGATGCCATTGCCGATTATTTTCGTGAGAATTTTGGGAAACGGCCCAGTGTAGACACAGAAAATCCGGATATTATTATAAACGTTCATATATTCCAGGATAACTGTACATTGTCGATTGACAGTTCAGGCGAATCATTACACAAAAGAGGATATCGCGTAAAACAGGGTGAAGCACCTTTAAACGAAGTTTTGGCTGCCGGAATGATCTATCTCTCCGGATGGCTTGGAAATTCGGATTTTATGGATCCTATGTGCGGCTCAGGCACTCTACCTATTGAAGCAGCTATGATCGCACAAAACATTCCTGCAGCTAAATTCCGGAAAGAATTTGCTTTTCAACTCTGGAATGATTTTGATCCTTTGCTTTGGGAAAAAGTTACGGAGCCGGTTGAAAAAAGAGAATTCAGGCATAAAATTTATGCTTCGGATATATCAGGAAGTAATTTGCTAAATGCACAAACCAATGCACGAAGAGCTTTAGTATTTAATAAAATACAATTTGCCTGTACCGACTTCAAAGATTTGAATATTAATTTAAACAATGCAACGATATTAACCAACCCACCTTATGGTGAAAGGCTGAGAGAAAATGACCTTGACGGTCTTTATTCGATGATTGGAGAGCGTTTAAAGCACCAATACGCAGGGAACAGTGCATGGATACTTAGCTCAGCGTTCGAAAGCTTAAAATTTGTTGGATTGAAACCGTCTCAACGAATTGATTTATTTAACGGGGCGCTAAAATGTAAGTTTAATAATTACAGCTTATTTGAGGGAAAGGGAAAATAA
- the epsC gene encoding serine O-acetyltransferase EpsC — protein MTNNHVDQKILDTVSKLSNPESYRLVCHKHMMGEPLPSNKKLKRIINLVREILFPGYFGSTTLKTSITPHYMGVYVDELLEMLTGEILAGLCFECTDESEERVEKHKVAAQEKAVAFIEFLPEIRRRLVADVEATFLNDPAAKNFGEVIFSYPGIRAITNYRIAHKLLELDVPLIPRFITEMAHSETGIDIHPRAQIGESFTIDHGTGVVIGSTCIIGDHVKIYQGVTLGAKSFPLDDDGNPIKGIPRHPILGNNVVIYAGATILGRVTIGENSVIGGNVWVTNDLPANSRVVQKRPRDIPFMDGAGI, from the coding sequence ATGACAAATAACCACGTGGACCAAAAAATATTGGATACAGTAAGTAAGTTAAGCAACCCGGAATCATACAGGTTGGTTTGTCATAAACACATGATGGGAGAACCGCTGCCATCAAATAAGAAGCTGAAACGCATTATTAATCTGGTTCGTGAAATTCTTTTCCCCGGCTATTTCGGAAGTACCACTTTAAAAACGTCAATTACTCCTCATTATATGGGTGTTTATGTTGATGAACTGCTTGAAATGCTTACCGGTGAAATTTTGGCCGGTTTGTGTTTTGAATGTACTGACGAGTCGGAAGAAAGAGTTGAAAAGCATAAAGTTGCAGCGCAGGAAAAAGCTGTAGCTTTTATCGAATTTTTACCAGAAATACGACGCAGACTGGTCGCCGATGTTGAAGCAACTTTTTTGAATGACCCGGCAGCAAAAAACTTTGGTGAGGTTATTTTTAGCTATCCGGGTATAAGGGCAATTACTAATTACCGAATTGCTCACAAACTTCTGGAACTGGACGTCCCACTTATCCCGCGTTTTATTACCGAAATGGCACACAGCGAAACCGGAATAGACATCCATCCTCGTGCTCAAATTGGTGAGAGTTTTACTATCGACCACGGCACAGGCGTTGTTATAGGTTCTACGTGTATTATTGGTGATCATGTTAAGATATACCAGGGAGTTACTTTAGGAGCAAAAAGTTTTCCGCTCGACGATGATGGCAACCCGATTAAAGGAATTCCTCGTCACCCGATTTTGGGAAACAATGTAGTTATTTATGCAGGTGCAACCATTCTGGGCCGCGTAACAATTGGAGAAAACTCAGTTATTGGAGGTAATGTATGGGTTACCAACGATTTGCCGGCCAATTCTCGAGTGGTTCAAAAACGCCCGCGAGATATTCCTTTTATGGACGGAGCAGGTATTTAA
- a CDS encoding bacteriocin — MNAITAVFTSTKLDNFEFEVLSQNELNEVRGGGQPKSRDKDIYDFEEE, encoded by the coding sequence ATGAACGCTATAACTGCAGTATTTACATCAACCAAATTAGATAATTTTGAATTTGAGGTTCTTTCTCAAAACGAACTAAATGAAGTTCGAGGAGGAGGACAACCAAAATCAAGAGACAAAGATATTTATGATTTTGAAGAAGAATAG
- a CDS encoding LysM peptidoglycan-binding domain-containing protein has translation MRSLLLLCMAFLLLLPTEQVFGQNFAQNEVVVVQGKKFVMHQVRTGETVYSLSKKFGVAQSELEKNNPGIDKGLTIGQVLKIPYVEGIELPNSSDDQKGDPSGFTKYKIKSRKETAYSIAKKYGITVEELYAYNPAVRKFKKRTVLNIPYWEKETTAETEDLAKKTGTGVQTILHQVVSGETLYSLARKYGTTEQEILAQNPEAKQLKTGMTLVLKISSSEEDINKPQPIEYVGNRNYLEHIIESGETMWGITRKYNVSEEELKVINPILNTGFPAGAVIKIPVAEASEPMAKPVNEEAFEQHLVERGETLYGLSKQYNVSIPDIIKYNPILDRRNLAYGETILIPKKPEEVFAKPESDNIVIEDIDSAKMLEEFYAVEMPVEIPESCVPDLSGSFSGKTYNVALFLPFYYEANDTLNREDLVIDSTAIFTREETEIAQDTTIELEERKELFKQFYRGSENFVQFYEGVLLAVDSLQNIGFDVQLNVFDTQHNKDSIRQYFQNNEFFQTDLIIGPIFPKVQQEIAAYAAKNRIPIVSPLASQTTITRSNSSYFQVNPTRDYLIRQTAEMVAEEHFNSNFIIVKTSNYSGTPEGQLVELLREKFFNSGMLSSNDGVNFTIYDFENEGSFGLRRIMSKSKENVVYIPSENEGELSVAISNLNNLSEEYSITLIGSNRYPNYSSIQLEQFHNLKLKYITPYYTDYTYTQTINFVEKYKNNFGTEPDNFSFQGYDVTLYFLTASITYGNDFASCLPYMHTFQMQGNYHFGQLTQFGGYMNEGVSVISYTRDYEVKRKRVKGQPRLIMASDN, from the coding sequence ATGAGAAGTCTTTTGCTGCTATGCATGGCATTTTTACTGTTGTTACCAACCGAACAGGTTTTTGGGCAGAACTTTGCTCAAAACGAGGTTGTTGTTGTTCAAGGCAAAAAGTTTGTTATGCACCAGGTGCGCACAGGCGAAACAGTTTATTCGTTAAGTAAGAAGTTTGGTGTCGCACAATCGGAACTTGAGAAAAACAATCCGGGAATTGATAAGGGGCTAACGATAGGGCAGGTGCTAAAAATTCCATATGTTGAAGGCATCGAACTGCCGAATTCTTCAGATGACCAAAAGGGAGATCCTTCAGGATTTACCAAATATAAAATCAAGTCGAGAAAAGAAACAGCTTATTCTATTGCCAAGAAGTATGGAATTACGGTCGAGGAACTTTATGCGTACAACCCAGCTGTTAGGAAATTTAAAAAGCGAACAGTACTAAATATTCCATACTGGGAAAAAGAGACAACAGCAGAGACCGAAGATTTAGCTAAAAAAACCGGAACGGGTGTACAAACAATATTACATCAGGTGGTTTCGGGGGAAACTTTGTATTCGCTTGCCCGAAAGTACGGAACAACTGAGCAGGAAATTCTGGCACAAAATCCCGAGGCAAAGCAGCTAAAAACAGGAATGACCTTGGTTCTAAAAATCAGTTCTTCGGAGGAAGATATAAATAAACCCCAGCCAATTGAATATGTCGGTAACCGAAATTACCTCGAACACATCATTGAGTCGGGTGAAACCATGTGGGGAATAACGCGAAAATACAATGTTTCGGAAGAGGAGCTTAAAGTGATAAACCCGATTTTAAATACCGGATTTCCGGCCGGAGCAGTAATTAAAATTCCGGTTGCTGAAGCCAGCGAGCCAATGGCAAAACCGGTAAACGAAGAAGCTTTCGAGCAGCATTTGGTGGAAAGGGGCGAAACGTTATATGGCTTGTCGAAACAATACAATGTTAGTATTCCCGACATTATTAAATATAATCCGATACTCGATCGTCGAAATTTGGCTTATGGCGAAACCATTTTAATTCCTAAAAAACCGGAGGAAGTTTTTGCCAAACCCGAAAGTGACAATATCGTAATTGAAGACATTGATTCGGCTAAAATGCTGGAAGAATTTTATGCGGTAGAAATGCCGGTTGAAATTCCTGAATCGTGTGTGCCTGATTTATCCGGATCATTTTCAGGGAAAACATACAATGTAGCCTTGTTTTTGCCTTTTTATTACGAAGCAAATGATACGCTGAACCGCGAAGATTTAGTGATCGATTCAACAGCAATTTTTACAAGGGAAGAAACAGAAATTGCACAGGATACTACGATTGAACTTGAGGAGCGGAAAGAGTTGTTTAAACAATTTTATCGAGGGAGTGAAAACTTTGTACAGTTTTACGAAGGTGTACTTTTAGCTGTCGATTCCTTACAGAATATAGGTTTTGATGTTCAGCTAAATGTTTTCGATACACAACACAATAAAGATTCTATTCGTCAGTATTTTCAGAATAACGAATTTTTTCAGACTGATTTAATCATTGGACCGATTTTCCCGAAAGTGCAACAGGAAATTGCTGCTTACGCGGCGAAGAATAGGATTCCGATTGTTTCACCACTGGCTTCGCAGACCACGATCACACGATCGAATTCCAGTTACTTCCAGGTGAATCCAACGCGCGATTACCTGATTCGCCAAACGGCAGAAATGGTGGCCGAAGAGCATTTTAATAGTAACTTTATTATTGTAAAAACCTCGAATTATTCGGGTACTCCCGAAGGTCAATTGGTAGAACTTTTGCGTGAGAAATTTTTTAATTCAGGAATGTTGAGCAGTAACGATGGTGTTAACTTTACAATCTACGATTTTGAGAATGAAGGTAGCTTCGGTTTACGTCGAATAATGTCGAAGTCCAAAGAAAATGTGGTTTATATTCCATCGGAAAACGAAGGCGAGTTAAGTGTGGCTATTTCCAATTTAAACAACCTTTCGGAAGAGTATTCGATAACGCTGATTGGGTCAAACCGTTATCCAAACTATTCAAGTATTCAGTTGGAGCAGTTTCATAATCTGAAGCTCAAATACATTACACCTTACTACACCGATTATACATATACACAAACCATTAATTTTGTTGAGAAATACAAAAATAATTTTGGTACAGAACCTGATAATTTCAGTTTTCAGGGCTACGATGTAACGCTGTATTTTTTAACGGCATCAATAACTTACGGTAATGATTTTGCCAGTTGCCTGCCTTATATGCATACATTCCAGATGCAGGGAAATTATCATTTCGGGCAACTTACGCAGTTTGGAGGTTATATGAATGAAGGAGTTTCTGTAATTTCGTATACGCGTGATTACGAGGTGAAGCGTAAACGTGTGAAGGGACAGCCACGTTTGATTATGGCCTCCGACAATTAA
- the guaA gene encoding glutamine-hydrolyzing GMP synthase has product MQEKILILDFGSQYTQLIGRKVRELNVYCEIHPYNHFPEIDESVKGVILSGSPYSVRDEEAPRPDLSKIKGKLPVLGVCYGAQYLAHFYGGEVAPSNTREYGRANLGFIDHDSILFENISLHSQVWMSHGDTIVKLPKNYKVIASTEDVNFAAYKVDDENTWAIQFHPEVYHTTEGKQLLQNFVTNICGCEQNWTPDSFVETTVQELKDQLGNDKVVLGLSGGVDSSVAGVLLNKAIGKNLTCIFVDNGLLRKNEFEDVLHSYEDMGLNVIGVDARKKFWDDLAGVTDPEQKRKIIGRNFIEVFDEEAHKIQDVKWLAQGTIYPDVIESVSVNGPSATIKSHHNVGGLPEKMKLKVVEPLNLLFKDEVRRVGAALNIKKELLGRHPFPGPGLGIRILGDVTPEKVSMLQEADTIFINGLKSWGLYDEVWQAGVMLLPVQSVGVMGDERTYENTVALRAVTSTDGMTADWVHLPYDFMAKMSNEIINKVRGINRVVYDISSKPPATIEWE; this is encoded by the coding sequence ATGCAGGAAAAGATTTTAATCCTTGATTTTGGTTCTCAATACACGCAATTGATTGGACGCAAGGTCCGCGAACTAAATGTTTATTGCGAAATTCATCCTTACAACCACTTTCCGGAAATTGATGAGAGTGTAAAAGGTGTAATCCTTTCGGGTAGTCCATATTCGGTTCGCGATGAAGAAGCACCTCGTCCAGACTTATCAAAAATTAAAGGCAAATTGCCGGTTTTAGGTGTTTGTTACGGAGCGCAGTATTTGGCTCATTTTTATGGTGGAGAAGTGGCTCCCTCGAACACACGTGAATACGGAAGAGCAAATCTGGGTTTTATCGATCATGATAGTATTCTGTTTGAAAATATTAGTCTGCACTCGCAGGTTTGGATGTCGCACGGCGATACCATTGTAAAACTTCCGAAAAATTATAAGGTAATTGCATCAACTGAAGATGTAAATTTCGCAGCTTATAAAGTTGATGACGAAAACACCTGGGCAATTCAATTCCATCCCGAGGTTTACCACACCACAGAAGGAAAGCAGTTGTTACAGAATTTTGTGACAAATATTTGTGGATGCGAACAAAACTGGACTCCGGATTCGTTTGTTGAAACAACGGTTCAGGAATTAAAAGATCAACTGGGCAACGACAAAGTTGTACTTGGTCTTTCGGGCGGTGTTGACTCATCGGTTGCCGGCGTATTATTAAACAAGGCCATTGGGAAAAATCTTACCTGCATTTTTGTTGACAACGGTCTGCTTCGTAAAAACGAATTTGAAGATGTTTTGCATTCGTACGAAGACATGGGCCTAAATGTAATTGGTGTTGATGCCCGTAAAAAATTCTGGGACGATTTGGCCGGAGTTACGGATCCGGAACAAAAACGAAAAATTATAGGTCGCAACTTTATCGAAGTTTTTGATGAAGAAGCACATAAAATACAAGATGTGAAATGGTTGGCGCAAGGAACAATTTATCCCGATGTAATTGAATCGGTATCGGTTAACGGGCCTTCAGCAACTATAAAATCGCACCACAATGTTGGTGGTCTTCCAGAAAAAATGAAGTTAAAAGTGGTTGAGCCGCTCAACCTTCTATTTAAAGATGAAGTGCGTCGTGTAGGTGCTGCCTTAAACATAAAAAAAGAACTGCTTGGCCGTCATCCGTTCCCCGGACCGGGATTGGGAATTCGTATTCTTGGCGATGTTACTCCGGAAAAAGTTAGTATGCTCCAGGAAGCCGATACCATTTTTATTAACGGATTAAAAAGCTGGGGTCTGTACGACGAAGTTTGGCAGGCTGGCGTAATGTTGCTTCCCGTTCAATCAGTAGGTGTTATGGGCGACGAACGTACCTATGAAAACACTGTTGCATTACGTGCCGTTACTTCAACCGATGGAATGACAGCCGACTGGGTACATCTCCCTTATGATTTTATGGCAAAAATGTCGAACGAAATCATTAATAAAGTTCGTGGAATTAACCGCGTTGTTTACGATATTAGTTCGAAGCCACCTGCAACAATTGAGTGGGAATAG